In the Leptotrichia sp. oral taxon 212 genome, one interval contains:
- the moaC gene encoding cyclic pyranopterin monophosphate synthase MoaC: protein MNKLTHFDDDGKAVMVDITEKNVTERTAVATGEIVMNKETLEAVKKGNIKKGDVLGTARIAAIMAAKQTQSLIPMCHNILLTNAKIEFSFDDDGNKIFIKSTVKTTGKTGVEMEALTMVAIAGLTIYDMCKSMDKFMVIGEITLVEKHGGKSGDWVKDEK from the coding sequence GTGAATAAGCTTACACATTTTGATGATGATGGAAAAGCAGTAATGGTAGATATTACTGAAAAAAATGTTACGGAAAGAACAGCTGTTGCTACAGGTGAAATTGTAATGAATAAGGAAACACTTGAAGCAGTAAAAAAGGGAAATATAAAAAAAGGAGATGTTTTGGGAACAGCAAGAATAGCAGCTATAATGGCAGCTAAGCAGACACAGTCCCTTATTCCCATGTGTCATAACATTCTGCTTACAAATGCTAAAATAGAATTTTCATTTGATGATGATGGAAATAAGATTTTCATAAAATCCACTGTAAAAACTACAGGAAAAACAGGAGTTGAAATGGAAGCACTTACAATGGTTGCAATAGCCGGTCTTACTATTTATGATATGTGTAAAAGTATGGATAAGTTTATGGTTATAGGAGAGATCACACTAGTAGAGAAACATGGCGGAAAAAGTGGAGATTGGGTTAAAGATGAGAAATAA
- a CDS encoding bifunctional dihydroorotate dehydrogenase B NAD binding subunit/NADPH-dependent glutamate synthase: MFKIVEKKTLAPAIYMMRVYAPRVAESSNPGQFVIVMADKTGERVPLTIADYDKEQGTVTVVIQAIGTSTKEMCDFEEGDEFLDFVGPLGKPSELIYETDDELKRKKILFIAGGLGAAPVYPQVKYLHSRGIDVDVIIGARTKEAVIYEEDMRKIAKNVYIVTDDGSYGKKGLVTDEIERLMGEGKEYDLAVAIGPMIMMKFTALQTQKYNIKTVVSLNPIMVDGTGMCGACRLTVNGNVKFACVDGPEFYADEINFDEALRRQEMYKSTEKKGKEISTSDNPHGACKMDEEKLEMLESEPSYYCNGGTDDHENEKKQETPSFNKKKKVEDIVQPAEERINNFEEVSKGYTAEMAMLEATRCLNCKKPLCVPSCPVNVHIPQFITEVKSGNFEKAAEIIKETNALPAVCGRVCPQESQCEGSCIVGFKNEPVAIGRLERFVADYVRKKGIKIPVLIEKNHKKVAIVGSGPSGIACAGDLAKKGYDVTIFEALHEPGGVLVYGIPEFRLPKKEVVEPEIQEIKDLGVKIETDVVIGKTIMIDDLLDKENYEAVYIASGAGLPNFMHIKGENSNGVFSANELLTRSNLMKAFDENYKTPIKLGKKVVVVGAGNVAMDAARTARRLGSEVYVVYRRSEEEAPARLEELEHAKEEGINFMFLTNPIEIIPDENGWVKAMKCIKMELGEPDASGRRRPVAIEGSEFDLEVETVIMSIGTSPNPLISQTTSGLELNKWKCIVADEETGQTTRDRVFAGGDAVTGAATVILAMGAGKKAAKAIDEMIKSKN, from the coding sequence ATGTTTAAAATTGTGGAAAAGAAAACGCTGGCTCCAGCTATATACATGATGAGAGTTTATGCACCAAGAGTGGCTGAATCCTCCAATCCTGGACAATTTGTCATTGTAATGGCTGATAAGACAGGAGAGAGAGTACCTTTAACAATAGCTGATTATGACAAGGAGCAAGGAACAGTAACAGTAGTAATTCAGGCAATAGGAACTTCTACAAAAGAAATGTGTGACTTTGAAGAAGGAGATGAGTTTCTGGATTTTGTAGGACCTTTGGGAAAACCTTCAGAATTGATATATGAAACAGATGATGAACTTAAAAGGAAAAAGATATTATTTATAGCTGGAGGGCTGGGGGCAGCTCCTGTATATCCACAGGTAAAATATCTTCATTCAAGAGGGATAGATGTAGATGTCATAATAGGAGCCAGAACAAAAGAAGCTGTAATATACGAAGAGGACATGAGAAAAATTGCAAAAAATGTATACATTGTAACAGATGATGGAAGTTATGGAAAAAAAGGACTTGTAACAGATGAAATTGAACGACTTATGGGAGAAGGAAAAGAATATGATTTAGCAGTAGCTATAGGTCCTATGATAATGATGAAATTTACTGCACTTCAGACTCAAAAGTATAATATAAAAACTGTAGTGAGTCTAAATCCTATAATGGTAGACGGAACAGGTATGTGTGGTGCCTGCAGACTGACTGTCAATGGAAATGTAAAATTTGCCTGTGTAGACGGTCCGGAATTTTATGCTGATGAAATTAATTTTGATGAGGCTTTAAGAAGACAGGAAATGTACAAATCAACAGAAAAAAAAGGAAAAGAAATCAGCACATCGGATAATCCTCATGGTGCATGTAAAATGGATGAAGAGAAATTAGAAATGCTGGAATCCGAACCTAGTTATTATTGTAACGGAGGAACAGATGACCATGAGAATGAAAAGAAGCAGGAGACACCTTCATTTAATAAGAAAAAAAAGGTAGAAGATATTGTTCAGCCTGCTGAAGAAAGAATAAATAATTTTGAAGAAGTAAGTAAAGGATATACTGCTGAAATGGCCATGCTTGAAGCTACAAGATGTCTGAACTGTAAAAAGCCACTTTGTGTGCCAAGCTGTCCTGTAAATGTTCATATACCTCAATTTATAACAGAAGTGAAATCAGGTAATTTTGAAAAGGCTGCAGAAATAATAAAAGAAACAAATGCCCTTCCTGCTGTATGTGGAAGAGTTTGTCCTCAGGAAAGTCAGTGTGAAGGAAGCTGTATAGTAGGATTTAAAAATGAACCTGTTGCTATTGGAAGGCTTGAAAGATTTGTTGCCGACTACGTAAGAAAGAAAGGAATCAAGATACCGGTACTTATAGAGAAAAATCATAAAAAAGTGGCCATAGTGGGAAGCGGTCCTTCAGGAATAGCATGTGCAGGTGATCTGGCTAAAAAGGGTTATGACGTTACAATATTTGAAGCATTGCATGAGCCGGGAGGAGTTCTTGTTTATGGAATTCCTGAATTCAGATTGCCAAAAAAGGAAGTAGTAGAACCTGAAATTCAGGAGATAAAAGACTTAGGAGTAAAAATAGAAACAGATGTAGTAATAGGTAAGACTATTATGATTGATGATTTATTAGATAAAGAAAATTACGAAGCTGTATATATTGCATCAGGTGCAGGACTTCCTAATTTTATGCATATAAAAGGAGAAAATTCCAATGGAGTATTTTCAGCCAATGAATTATTAACGAGAAGTAATCTGATGAAAGCTTTTGATGAAAATTATAAGACTCCGATAAAGCTTGGTAAGAAAGTTGTAGTAGTAGGAGCAGGAAATGTGGCAATGGATGCGGCAAGAACAGCAAGAAGACTAGGATCAGAAGTATATGTAGTATATAGAAGATCTGAAGAAGAAGCACCGGCGAGACTGGAAGAATTGGAACATGCAAAGGAAGAAGGAATTAATTTCATGTTTCTTACAAATCCAATTGAAATTATTCCTGATGAAAATGGCTGGGTAAAGGCAATGAAATGTATAAAGATGGAATTAGGGGAGCCTGATGCAAGTGGAAGAAGAAGACCTGTCGCTATAGAAGGATCAGAATTTGACCTTGAAGTTGAAACGGTAATAATGTCTATAGGAACTTCACCTAATCCGCTAATATCACAAACTACATCAGGACTTGAACTTAATAAATGGAAATGTATAGTTGCTGATGAAGAAACTGGTCAGACGACAAGAGACAGGGTATTTGCAGGTGGAGATGCAGTAACAGGAGCAGCTACAGTTATACTGGCCATGGGAGCTGGAAAGAAAGCGGCAAAGGCTATTGATGAGATGATAAAATCGAAAAATTAA
- a CDS encoding LLM class flavin-dependent oxidoreductase, producing MIELGISSFGETTLIEGSKKVISHDERIRNMIEEIEIADKVGLDIYAVGEHHRADFAVSAPEIILAAGAVNTKHIKLSSATTNISSNDPIRVYQNFSTVDALSNGRAEIMLGRGSFTESFPLFGYNLKDYEQLFNEKLDMILEIDKEEILNWKGGKFTQKVDNKGVYPRPLNKNLPIWVATGGHIESTLRIANKGLPIVYAIIGGNPLAFKQLIDLYRKVGTEKGHNPKKLKVAAHSWGFVWDTTEEAIEKYFWPTKMLVDQISTERPHWAGLSKERYLNSVGPDGAMFVGSPEDVAAKLIKVIENLGLNRFMLHLPIGSIPHEDVIKSIKLYGEKVAPIVRNYFNKKENK from the coding sequence ATGATAGAATTAGGAATAAGTTCATTTGGAGAAACTACTTTAATTGAAGGAAGCAAAAAGGTAATTTCACATGACGAACGTATAAGAAATATGATTGAAGAAATAGAAATAGCTGATAAAGTCGGATTAGATATTTATGCAGTAGGAGAACATCATAGAGCTGATTTTGCAGTATCTGCACCTGAAATTATACTGGCGGCAGGAGCTGTTAATACTAAACATATAAAATTATCAAGTGCTACAACAAATATATCTTCCAATGATCCAATAAGAGTTTATCAGAATTTTTCAACAGTTGATGCTCTTTCTAATGGACGTGCAGAAATCATGCTTGGAAGAGGATCCTTTACAGAATCATTCCCATTATTTGGATACAATCTGAAAGACTACGAGCAATTATTTAATGAAAAATTGGATATGATTCTTGAAATAGATAAAGAGGAAATTTTAAACTGGAAAGGTGGAAAATTTACTCAGAAAGTTGATAATAAAGGAGTTTATCCAAGACCTTTAAATAAGAATCTACCAATATGGGTTGCAACAGGAGGACATATAGAATCAACTCTAAGAATTGCTAATAAAGGATTACCTATTGTTTATGCTATTATTGGAGGAAATCCACTGGCTTTTAAACAGCTGATAGATCTTTATAGAAAAGTCGGTACTGAAAAGGGACACAATCCTAAAAAACTAAAAGTTGCAGCACATTCATGGGGATTTGTATGGGATACTACCGAAGAAGCTATTGAGAAATATTTCTGGCCTACAAAAATGCTTGTTGATCAAATTTCCACAGAAAGACCTCACTGGGCAGGTTTAAGCAAGGAAAGATACTTGAACTCTGTAGGACCTGATGGTGCAATGTTTGTAGGTTCTCCTGAAGATGTTGCAGCCAAACTTATTAAAGTAATCGAAAATCTTGGTCTGAACAGATTCATGCTTCATCTTCCTATAGGCTCAATACCACATGAAGATGTAATTAAATCAATAAAGCTATATGGAGAAAAAGTTGCTCCAATTGTAAGAAATTATTTCAATAAAAAAGAAAATAAATAG
- a CDS encoding XdhC family protein — translation MDEIILKRIIESLNKEEKVALVTITEIKGSTPRDEGSLMLVWEDGKSFGSIGGGKIEYTVIQESVEALKANKNRNFNHSLTPQGDLKMECGGEASGFIRVFVPGKKLIIAGGGHVGEKVLELATFLGFKCTIIDDREEYATKESLQKASDIIITPYNEAFQKITITKDTYIVIATKGHAGDLDFVKEALKTEAKYIGLIGSKVKHVFIRNSLIQDGFSEEEINRIYGPVGLNISNQLPEEIAVSIMSEILLIKNNGTLEHRKDI, via the coding sequence ATGGATGAAATAATATTAAAAAGAATAATAGAATCTTTAAACAAGGAAGAAAAAGTTGCACTAGTTACTATTACAGAGATTAAAGGATCTACTCCAAGAGATGAAGGTTCCTTGATGCTGGTCTGGGAAGATGGCAAATCTTTTGGATCTATTGGTGGTGGTAAAATAGAATATACTGTAATTCAGGAATCTGTTGAAGCTCTTAAAGCTAATAAAAATAGAAATTTTAATCACAGCTTGACTCCGCAGGGAGACTTAAAAATGGAGTGCGGAGGAGAAGCAAGTGGATTTATAAGAGTATTTGTTCCAGGAAAAAAACTTATTATTGCTGGTGGAGGTCATGTAGGTGAAAAAGTTCTGGAACTGGCAACCTTTCTTGGATTTAAATGTACTATTATAGATGACCGTGAAGAATACGCTACAAAAGAAAGTCTTCAAAAAGCTTCTGATATAATAATAACTCCATATAATGAAGCCTTTCAGAAGATTACAATTACTAAAGATACCTATATTGTCATAGCAACAAAAGGACATGCCGGAGATCTTGATTTTGTAAAAGAAGCCCTTAAAACAGAAGCAAAATATATCGGACTTATAGGAAGTAAGGTAAAACATGTTTTTATCAGAAATTCTCTTATTCAAGATGGATTTTCTGAAGAAGAAATTAATAGAATATATGGTCCGGTAGGATTAAATATATCTAACCAGCTTCCTGAAGAAATTGCCGTAAGTATAATGAGTGAGATACTTCTCATTAAGAATAACGGTACATTGGAACATAGAAAAGATATTTAA
- a CDS encoding mannose-1-phosphate guanylyltransferase — MDKVVLIMAGGSGTRFWPLSTNERPKQFLDLVSEKTMIRETVDRVVKLIPAEKIFISTNIAYLDIIKKELPEIPEKNIIFEPMARDTAACIGYAALIIQKIYKDSIMAVLPSDHLIKKEKEFLESLNFAFEEAEKDVIVTLGIKPSYPETGYGYIEYIKNRKPKKREEDAEECKIYKVKSFREKPNREIAEKYIEKGNYLWNSGMFVWKTEFILNEIKKYMDSHKPVLEKIEKMLEKKDLNKFYGKTLSDYVREEFETFEKISIDFGVMEHTKSVLVIPVDISWNDVGSFKSLDEIFPKDGKGNVVRTENYSEIDSEGNIIINKEKDKIIATIGIEDIVIVNTEDALLVCHKDKSQEIKKILNKIEKENK, encoded by the coding sequence ATGGATAAAGTTGTACTAATAATGGCAGGTGGGAGCGGAACAAGATTCTGGCCCTTGTCCACAAATGAGAGACCGAAACAGTTTCTGGATCTTGTCTCTGAAAAAACAATGATTAGGGAAACTGTAGACAGAGTTGTAAAATTGATACCCGCTGAGAAAATATTTATTTCAACGAATATAGCCTATCTTGATATTATAAAGAAGGAACTTCCTGAAATACCTGAAAAAAATATAATTTTTGAGCCTATGGCGAGGGACACCGCCGCATGTATAGGTTATGCCGCATTAATAATACAGAAGATATATAAAGACAGTATTATGGCAGTACTGCCGTCAGATCATCTTATAAAGAAAGAAAAAGAATTTCTCGAAAGTCTTAACTTTGCTTTTGAAGAAGCTGAAAAAGATGTTATTGTAACATTGGGAATAAAACCTTCCTATCCGGAAACAGGATATGGATATATTGAGTATATTAAAAACAGAAAGCCAAAGAAAAGAGAAGAAGACGCAGAAGAATGTAAAATCTACAAAGTGAAAAGTTTTAGAGAAAAACCTAACAGGGAAATTGCGGAAAAGTATATAGAGAAGGGAAATTACCTGTGGAACAGCGGAATGTTCGTATGGAAAACAGAGTTTATCCTGAATGAAATAAAAAAATATATGGATTCCCATAAACCGGTTCTTGAAAAAATAGAAAAAATGCTGGAAAAGAAAGATTTAAATAAATTTTATGGGAAAACCTTGAGTGATTATGTCAGGGAAGAATTTGAAACATTTGAAAAAATATCAATAGATTTTGGAGTAATGGAACATACAAAGTCAGTTCTTGTAATACCTGTAGATATAAGCTGGAATGATGTGGGAAGTTTCAAATCCCTGGATGAAATTTTTCCGAAAGATGGTAAGGGAAATGTGGTAAGAACAGAAAATTATTCAGAAATTGATTCAGAAGGAAACATAATAATAAATAAGGAAAAGGATAAAATAATAGCAACAATAGGGATAGAAGATATTGTCATTGTAAATACGGAAGATGCGCTGCTTGTATGTCATAAGGATAAAAGCCAGGAAATAAAGAAAATACTTAATAAAATAGAAAAAGAAAATAAATAG
- the modA gene encoding molybdate ABC transporter substrate-binding protein: MKKIIISLTLLLFIFSCSGQKETVKKEPVTLTISAAASLKKSMDKIVENYKKEHPDVTINVNYGGSGALEKQIIGGAAADIFISAAKKNMDNLEKENLIIKETRKDLLKNTLVLIAPNTQKDTLKSSKELKNTGKIALGEEKTVPAGKYGKQTLEKLNLWNNIQNKIVYQKDVTAVLNIVELGEVDAGIVYLTDAKKLKNGFIVEEFSQDLHEPIVYPAAVISSTKNKEQAEQFLKYLEDSASKKIFEDAGFKF, translated from the coding sequence ATGAAAAAAATTATTATCTCACTAACATTATTACTTTTTATTTTTAGTTGCAGTGGACAGAAAGAAACTGTAAAAAAAGAGCCTGTGACACTTACGATAAGTGCCGCCGCAAGTTTAAAGAAATCAATGGATAAAATTGTGGAAAATTATAAGAAAGAACATCCTGATGTAACTATAAATGTAAACTATGGTGGTTCAGGAGCTCTAGAAAAACAGATTATAGGTGGGGCTGCAGCTGACATCTTTATTTCAGCCGCTAAAAAAAATATGGATAATCTGGAAAAGGAAAATCTTATAATTAAGGAAACAAGAAAAGATCTGTTAAAAAATACATTAGTTCTGATAGCACCTAATACTCAGAAAGATACATTAAAATCTTCAAAGGAATTAAAAAATACAGGAAAGATAGCTTTAGGTGAAGAAAAAACTGTTCCTGCAGGAAAATATGGAAAACAGACACTGGAAAAATTGAACTTATGGAATAATATTCAAAATAAAATAGTTTATCAGAAAGATGTAACAGCTGTTCTAAATATAGTGGAACTTGGGGAAGTGGATGCCGGAATAGTTTATCTTACTGATGCAAAAAAGCTTAAAAACGGATTTATTGTCGAAGAATTTTCTCAGGATTTACATGAACCTATAGTTTATCCTGCAGCTGTTATCTCTTCTACAAAAAATAAAGAGCAGGCTGAACAGTTCCTTAAATATCTGGAAGATTCTGCATCAAAGAAAATATTTGAAGATGCCGGATTCAAATTTTAG
- the yqeB gene encoding selenium-dependent molybdenum cofactor biosynthesis protein YqeB: MIYRDIVLIRSGGDISSGIIERLYKCGFKVVVLETGNPSSIRREVSFGEAVYRKKMTINGLTSVLADDIEEMEKILENDEIPVLIDGEGKYISILKPSILIDAILAKKNLGTHINMAPITIGIGPGFFAGKDVHAVIETKRGHHLGEVIYSGEAIKNSGIPGNIGGFTKERVIHSEWEGNIRNISKIGDTVRKGETIALINGNKVLATIDGILRGIIRDGYFVTKGFKIADIDPRMDEYENCFTISDKARSVGGGALEAILTLKNQIPGGLTWMK, translated from the coding sequence ATGATATATCGAGATATAGTACTTATAAGAAGTGGAGGGGATATTTCTTCGGGAATAATTGAGAGACTTTATAAATGTGGATTTAAAGTTGTAGTTCTTGAAACTGGTAATCCAAGCTCAATAAGAAGAGAAGTTTCTTTTGGTGAAGCAGTTTACAGAAAAAAAATGACTATCAATGGACTTACTTCTGTTTTGGCAGATGATATTGAAGAAATGGAAAAAATTCTTGAAAATGATGAAATTCCTGTACTCATAGATGGAGAAGGGAAATATATCAGTATATTAAAGCCTTCTATTCTTATTGATGCCATTCTTGCAAAAAAAAATCTTGGAACACATATAAATATGGCTCCGATTACAATCGGCATAGGTCCTGGATTTTTTGCGGGAAAAGATGTTCATGCAGTTATTGAAACTAAGAGAGGGCACCATCTCGGAGAAGTCATATATAGTGGTGAAGCTATTAAAAATTCTGGAATACCGGGAAATATAGGAGGTTTTACTAAAGAGAGAGTAATACACAGTGAATGGGAAGGAAACATCAGGAACATTAGTAAAATTGGAGATACAGTAAGGAAAGGGGAAACAATAGCCTTAATTAATGGAAATAAAGTTCTGGCTACCATAGATGGTATCCTTAGAGGAATAATAAGAGATGGATATTTTGTTACAAAAGGATTTAAAATAGCTGATATTGATCCAAGAATGGATGAATATGAAAACTGTTTCACAATTTCTGATAAGGCCAGAAGTGTAGGTGGCGGTGCTCTTGAAGCTATACTCACATTAAAAAATCAAATACCGGGAGGCCTTACATGGATGAAATAA
- a CDS encoding helix-turn-helix domain-containing protein, producing MHKIEKIEPNLCHTDAGLDTIIGKWKLTILLHIMKNGTMRFSDLTRAIPEITQKMLTKNLRELEEDDIISRFSYPTIPPKVEYSLTEHGKELEPIIDALHEWGIRHKAHIMEKWLENSEISK from the coding sequence ATGCATAAAATTGAAAAAATAGAACCGAATTTGTGTCATACAGATGCTGGACTTGATACAATTATAGGTAAATGGAAACTGACTATTTTACTTCATATTATGAAGAATGGTACAATGCGTTTTTCAGATTTGACACGTGCAATACCTGAAATAACACAGAAAATGCTGACTAAAAATCTCAGGGAACTGGAAGAGGATGATATAATAAGCAGATTTTCCTATCCAACAATTCCTCCAAAAGTAGAATATTCCTTAACTGAACATGGTAAGGAACTGGAACCTATTATTGATGCCCTTCATGAATGGGGAATTAGACATAAGGCACATATTATGGAGAAATGGCTGGAAAATAGTGAAATTTCAAAATAA
- the alr gene encoding alanine racemase yields MCVLKDDAYGLGIESILPVLINNGCLYFATAYIGEALKIKNIVKREFPDKMEKISVMVLNYIEENELKKAVKNDIEITIFNFEQLERYADILKNEGRMKVHIKFNTGMNRLGFDETETEKLMEKIKFASNIDIMSVYSHISDVGNEEETEKQIAKYDRIVSIFDSNSIKYRFRHIQASPLLFKYRKKYNYDFARVGMAIYGMEPLSEKVGLYPVLKLSSKIINIRKLSKGEKVSYGSRGKLKENNTVAVIPVGYAHGLQKQIENNGAYVLINGKKAKILGEVCMDMIIVDITDIPEVKIGSEAVITGKQGNEEITLLQMAEWAGTIQDDILTKWNKGIKRILV; encoded by the coding sequence ATATGTGTATTAAAAGATGATGCATATGGGCTGGGGATAGAAAGTATATTGCCTGTACTGATAAATAATGGATGTCTGTATTTTGCAACGGCATACATTGGAGAAGCTTTAAAAATTAAGAATATAGTAAAAAGAGAATTTCCTGACAAGATGGAAAAAATTTCTGTTATGGTATTAAATTATATTGAAGAAAATGAATTGAAAAAAGCTGTAAAAAATGATATCGAAATTACAATCTTTAATTTTGAACAGCTTGAAAGATATGCAGATATTCTAAAAAATGAAGGAAGAATGAAAGTACATATAAAGTTTAATACAGGAATGAATAGGCTTGGATTTGATGAAACTGAAACGGAAAAACTGATGGAAAAAATAAAATTTGCTTCGAATATTGATATAATGTCAGTTTATTCTCATATTTCCGATGTTGGTAATGAAGAAGAAACAGAAAAACAGATAGCTAAATATGACAGGATTGTATCGATTTTTGATAGCAACAGCATAAAATACAGATTTAGGCATATTCAGGCGAGTCCGTTGCTTTTCAAATACAGGAAAAAATATAATTATGACTTTGCAAGAGTAGGTATGGCAATATATGGAATGGAACCGCTAAGTGAAAAAGTTGGGTTATATCCTGTACTGAAATTAAGTTCAAAGATAATAAACATAAGGAAATTGTCTAAAGGAGAAAAAGTTTCCTATGGAAGTCGAGGGAAATTGAAGGAAAATAATACAGTAGCGGTAATTCCTGTAGGTTATGCTCATGGACTGCAGAAACAGATTGAAAATAACGGAGCATATGTGCTGATTAATGGGAAAAAAGCAAAAATCCTGGGAGAAGTATGTATGGATATGATTATAGTTGACATAACAGATATTCCTGAAGTAAAAATAGGCAGCGAAGCTGTTATTACAGGAAAGCAGGGAAATGAAGAAATTACTCTCTTACAGATGGCTGAATGGGCTGGAACTATACAGGACGATATACTTACAAAATGGAATAAAGGAATAAAAAGAATACTGGTCTGA
- a CDS encoding sodium:proton antiporter produces MLFSLTLIFLSGIILGSIFNRLKLPQLIGMLLTGIILGPYLLNLLDPKILSISADLRQIALIIILTRAGLNLDINDLKKVGRPAVLMCFVPATFEILGMIIFAPKFLGLGLLDSAILGTVIAAVSPAVVVPKMLKLMEEGYGTDRSIPQLIMAGASVDDVFVIVLFTSFIGLASNGTFSMLNLIKIPTSIFFGIFIGFLCAILLIYLFRKIHIRDSLKVIIILNISFLLVTFEHSLTGIIGFSGLLAIMSIGTGIQAKNTILSKRLSVKYSKLWIAAEVMLFVLVGATVNIKYALSASIPAILLIITVLIFRMIGVFLCLVGTSLSYRERLFCMIAYCPKATVQAAIGSIPLSMGLPSGNIILTVAVLSILITAPLGAFAIDISYKKLLLKK; encoded by the coding sequence ATGTTATTTAGTCTTACCCTTATTTTTCTTTCAGGCATTATACTCGGAAGCATATTTAACCGTCTGAAATTGCCTCAATTAATAGGAATGTTACTTACAGGGATAATTTTAGGACCTTATCTCCTGAATCTTCTTGATCCGAAAATTTTATCAATCTCAGCAGATTTACGACAGATAGCTTTAATTATAATATTAACAAGAGCCGGTCTGAATCTTGATATAAATGATTTAAAAAAAGTTGGAAGACCTGCTGTCTTAATGTGTTTTGTTCCAGCAACCTTTGAAATTCTGGGAATGATAATTTTTGCACCAAAATTTTTAGGACTTGGACTTCTGGATTCTGCAATACTTGGAACTGTTATTGCCGCTGTTTCTCCTGCCGTAGTTGTTCCTAAAATGCTGAAACTCATGGAAGAAGGATATGGAACAGACAGGAGTATTCCACAGCTGATTATGGCAGGAGCTTCTGTTGATGATGTGTTTGTTATAGTTTTGTTTACTTCTTTCATTGGACTTGCTTCAAATGGTACATTTTCAATGCTTAACCTTATAAAAATTCCTACTTCCATTTTTTTTGGAATATTTATAGGATTTTTATGTGCCATTTTACTAATTTATCTTTTTAGAAAAATACACATAAGAGACAGTCTGAAAGTAATTATTATTTTAAATATTTCTTTCCTTCTTGTAACTTTTGAACATTCTCTAACAGGTATAATCGGATTTTCAGGCCTTCTTGCCATAATGAGCATAGGAACAGGCATTCAGGCAAAAAATACAATACTATCTAAAAGGCTGTCTGTAAAATATTCTAAATTATGGATTGCCGCAGAAGTTATGCTTTTTGTGCTTGTAGGTGCTACTGTAAATATAAAATATGCATTATCTGCAAGTATTCCTGCCATTCTTTTAATTATTACTGTTCTGATTTTCCGTATGATAGGAGTATTTCTATGTCTTGTCGGAACATCACTTTCTTACAGGGAACGATTATTTTGCATGATTGCCTATTGTCCAAAAGCTACTGTTCAGGCAGCTATTGGCTCCATACCTTTGTCTATGGGACTTCCTTCAGGAAATATAATTCTTACAGTTGCAGTACTTTCTATCCTTATAACTGCTCCTTTAGGAGCTTTTGCAATTGATATCAGTTATAAGAAATTATTATTGAAAAAATAG